One Halichoerus grypus chromosome 1, mHalGry1.hap1.1, whole genome shotgun sequence genomic region harbors:
- the COL5A3 gene encoding collagen alpha-3(V) chain isoform X2 — MGSRRGLGQPRAGLCLLLALLQLLLRTQAGPVDVLKALGVQGGQAGVLEGPGLCPQRAPEGDRAFRVGKASTLGIPTWELFPDGHFPENFSMLITLRGQPANQSVLLSIYDEGGTRQLGLALGPALGLLGDSFSPLPQQVNLMDGRWHRVAVSVDGRMVTLVADCEPQPPTLGHGPRFISTAGLTVLGTQDLGEETFEGDIQELLISPDPQAAFQACERYLPGCDNLDPITTGVPQGEPETPPPRRKGKGKGKKKGRGRKGKGRKKKNKETLTPSPPPGSLENQTSTDIPKTETPASTLSPTPTPLVITTTVTTGHNVTMLEGGLDPDNGTELRTLETKLAKEDKEGGGPTMGPDFRAAELPSQTQFQIFPGAGEKGAKGEPAVIEQGQQFEGPPGAPGPRGVVGPSGPPGPPGFPGDPGLPGPAGLPGIPGIDGIRGLPGTVIMMPFQFASSSLKGPPVSFQQAQAQAVLQQAQLSMKGPPGPVGLTGRPGPVGLPGYPGQKGEMGEMGPQGPRGLQGPLGPPGREGKMGRSGADGARGLPGDTGPKGDRGFDGLPGLPGEKGQRGDFGHVGQPGPPGEDGKKGAEGPPGPTGQAGEPGPRGLIGPRGSPGPLGRPVRMSLSVHIPACPFPTSVPSACPFLLPGFSAHSSFHLCLSVSQTQAPVWYLPGSHTLSSPQGVVGIDGAPGAKGNVGPPGEPGPPGQQGNPGSQGLPGPQGPIGTPGEKGPPGNPGIPGIPGSDGPLGHPGHEGPTGEKGAQGPQGSAGPPGYPGPRGVKGTSGNRGLQGEKGEKGEDGFPGFKGDVGLKGDRGLPGPPGPRGEDGPEGLKGQEGLAGEEGPPGSAGEKGKLGVPGLPGYPGRPGPKGSTGFPGPLGSLGEKGKRGKAGQPGLEGERGPPGSRGERGQPGATGQPGPKGDVGQDGAAGIPGEKGLPGLQGPPGFSGPKGPPGPQGKDGRPGHPGQRGELGFQGQTGPPGPAGVVGPQGKTGEAGPLGERGPPGPPGPPGEQGLPGLEGREGVKGDLGPPGPLGKEGPPGPRGFPGPQGAPGDPGPIGLKGDKGPLGPVGANGSPGERGPLGPAGGIGLPGQSGGPGLVGPAGEKGSPGERGSPGPIGKDGIPGPLGLPGPPGSVGPSGEDGDKGEVGPLGSKGNKGDKGDAGPPGPIGVRGPVGHPGSPGADGAQGRRGPPGLFGQKGDDGVRGFVGMIGPPGLQGLPGPPGEKGEVGDVGSMGPHGAPGPRGPHGPSGSEGPPGLPGGVGQPGAVGEKGEPGEAGDPGPPGTPGIPGPKGEIGEKGDSGPSGAAGPPGKKGPPGEDGAKGNVGPTGLPGDLGPPGDPGVSGIDGSPGEKGDPGDVGGPGPPGASGEPGPPGPPGKRGPSGRMGREGREGEKGAKGEPGPHGPPGMTGPVGARGPPGRVGPEGLRGIPGPVGEPGLLGPPGQMGPPGPLGPSGLPGLKGDAGLKGEKGHIGLIGLIGPPGEAGEKGDQGLPGVQGPPGPQGEPGPPGPIGSLGHPGPPGVMGPLGQKGSKGSPGSFGPRGDTGPPGPPGPPGSPAELHGLHRHRRSLPGPGALEAPEGGLEEVLASLTSLGFELEQMQRPPGTAERPGLVCSELHRNHPHLPDGEYWIDPNQGCARDSLRVFCNFTAGGETCLYPDKKFEMVKMASWSREKPGNWYSTFRRGKKFSYVDADGSPVSVVQMTFLKLLSATAHQSFTYSCQNSAAWLDEAAGDHSRSLRFLGANGEELSFNQTAAATITVPYDGCRLRKGQTKTLLELSSSRVGFLPLWDVAAADFGQTNQKFGFELGPVCFSS, encoded by the exons ATGGGGAGTCGCCGAGGCCTGGGCCAGCCGCGGGCCGGCCTCTGCCTGCTCCTGGCTTTGCTGCAGCTTCTGCTCCGGACTCAGGCCG GCCCTGTGGATGTGCTGAAGGCCCTGGGCGTGCAagggggccaggctggggtccTTGAGGGGCCTGGCCTCTGCCCCCAGAGGGCCCCAGAGGGTGACCGGGCATTCAGGGTTGGCAAGGCCAGCACACTTGGCATCCCCACGTGGGAGCTCTTTCCAG ATGGGCACTTCCCTGAGAACTTTTCCATGCTGATCACTCTGCGGGGCCAGCCAGCCAACCAGTCTGTCCTTCTATCCATTTATGATGAGGGTGGTACTCGGCAGCTGGGCCTGGCTCTggggccagctctgggcctcctaGGTGACTccttcagccccctcccccagcaagtCAACCTCATGGATGGCAG GTGGCACCGTGTGGCAGTCAGTGTGGATGGCAGGATGGTGACTCTGGTGGCTGACTGTGAGcctcagccccccaccctgggccACGGGCCTCGATTCATTAGCACAGCTGGACTCACTGTGTTGGGGACCCAGGACCTCGGGGAGGAGACTTTTGAG GGAGATATTCAGGAGTTGCTGATAAGCCCAGATCCTCAGGCTGCCTTCCAGGCCTGTGAGCGATACCTTCCCGGCTGTGACAACCTGGACCCTATAACCACAGGG gtgccccagggtgaGCCAGAAACTCCTCCCCCTCGacggaaggggaagggaaaagggaagaaaaaagggcGAGGTCgtaaggggaaggggaggaagaagaagaacaaggaaACTTTGACCCCAAGCCCACCTCCTGGCTCCCTGGAGAACCAG ACCTCCACCGACATCCCCAAAACAGAGACACCAGCTTCAACTCTGTCTCCGACTCCCACACCTTTGGTCATTACCACCACTGTGACCACCGGCCACAATGTCACCATGCTAGAG GGGGGCCTGGACCCTGACAATGGAACCGAACTAAGGACCCTGGAGACTAAGTTAGCCAAAGAGGACAAAGAAGGAGGTGGCCCCACCATGGGCCCTGACTTCCGGGCAGCAGAACTGCCATCGCAGACTCAGTTCCAGATCTTTCCT GGTGCTGGAGAGAAGGGAGCAAAAGGAGAACCAGCAGTGATTGAACAG GGACAGCAGTTTGAGGGAcctccaggagccccaggaccTCGA GGGGTGGTTGGCCCCTCAGGCCCTCCTGGCCCCCCAGGATTCCCTGGAGACCCTGGTCTACCG ggTCCTGCTGGCCTCCCAGGAATCCCTGGCATTGATGGGATCCGGGGTCTACCAGGCACTGTGATCATGATGCCG TTCCAGTTTGCAAGCAGCTCCCTCAAAGGACCCCCAGTCTCCTTCCAGCAAGCCCAGGCTCAGGCAGTACTGCAACAGGCTCAG CTGTCTATGAAAGGTCCCCCTGGCCCAGTAGGGCTCACTGGGCGCCCAGGCCCTGTG GGTCTCCCTGGGTATCCGGGTCAGAAAGGAGAGATGGGAGAAATGGGGCCACAG ggTCCTCGAGGCCTTCAGGGACCTCTTGGGCCCCCTGGCCGGGAGGGAAAGATG GGCCGCTCTGGAGCAGATGGGGCTCGGGGCCTCCCAGGAGACACAGGACCTAAG GGTGATCGGGGTTTTGATGGCTTGCCAGGGCTACCTGGAGAGAAAGGGCAAAGG GGTGACTTTGGCCATGTGGGGCAACCTGGTCCCCCAGGAGAGGATGGTAAGAAG GGAGCCGAAGGACCTCCGGGGCCCACTGGCCAGGCTGGGGAGCCA GGCCCCCGAGGACTGATCGGCCCTAGAGGCTCCCCTGGTCCCCTGGGACGGCCGGTGAGAATGTCACTTTCTGTCCACATCCCTGCTTGTCCTTTTCCCACCTCTGTCCCCTCTGCATGTCCATTTCTGTTACCTGGTTTCTCTGCCCACTCATCTTTCCACCTGTGCCTCTCAGTGTCTCAGACTCAGGCTCCGGTGTGGTATCTGCCCGGGTCTcacaccctctcctccccccagggTGTAGTTGGAATTGATGGTGCTCCAGGAGCCAAAGGAAATGTG gGTCCTCCAGGAGAACCAGGCCCTCCAGGACAGCAGGGAAATCCCGGGTCCCAG GGACTCCCTGGCCCTCAGGGACCCATTGGCACTCCTGGGGAGAAG GGTCCCCCTGGAAACCCAGGAATTCCAGGCATTCCAGGATCTGATGGCCCTCTG GGTCACCCAGGCCATGAGGGCCCCACGGGAGAGAAAGGGGCCCAG GGTCCACAAGGGTCAGCAGGACCCCCGGGCTATCCTGGACCTCGGGGTGTGAAG ggtaCCTCTGGCAACCGGGGTCTCcagggggagaaaggagagaag GGAGAGGATGGCTTCCCGGGCTTCAAGGGCGATGTGGGGCTCAAAGGAGATCGG GGGCTCCccggcccccccggcccccggggAGAGGATGGTCCGGAAGGGctgaaggggcaggaggggctggctgGCGAGGAGGGTCCCCCAGGCTCAGCTGGGGAGAAG GGCAAGCTTGGGGTGCCAGGTCTCCCGGGTTACCCAGGACGTCCAGGCCCTAAG GGGTCTACTGGCTTTCCCGGGCCCCTGGGGTCATTAGGAGAAAAAGGGAAGCGG GGGAAGGCGGGGCAGCCAGGCCTGGAAGGAGAGCGGGGACCACCA GGCTCCCGTGGAGAGAGGGGGCAGCCTGGTGCCACCGGGCAACCAGGCCCCAAG GGCGATGTGGGCCAGGATGGGGCCGCTGGCATCCCTGGAGAAAAG GGCCTCCCAGGTCTGCAAGGCCCTCCTGGATTTTCTGGGCCAAAGGGTCCCCCT ggcccccaggggaAAGATGGACGTCCTGGGCACCCTGGTCAGAGAGGAGAATTG GGCTTCCAAGGTCAGACAGGCCCACCTGGACCAGCTGGTGTCGTGGGTCCTCAG GGAAAGACAGGAGAAGCTGGACCTCTGGGTGAGAGGGGCCCCCCAGGCCCTCCTGGACCTCCCGGTGAACAAGGTCTTCCGGGCCTGGAAGGCAGAGAGGGTGTCAAG GGGGACCTGGGACCACCGGGACCCCTTGGGAAGGAAGGACCACCTGGACCCAGGGGCTTCCCCGGCCCCCAAGGAGCCCCTGGGGACCCA GGACCTATTGGTTTAAAGGGTGACAAAGGCCCCCTGGGCCCTGTTGGAGCCAAC GGCTCCCCTGGGGAGCGGGGGCCACTGGGCCCGGCAGGAGGCATTGGGCTTCCCGGCCAAAGCGGAGGCCCAGGCCTTGTTGGCCCTGCAGGCGAGAAGGGGTCCCCG GGTGAACGTGGCTCCCCTGGACCCATAGGCAAAGATGGGatcccagggcccctggggcTTCCCGGACCCCCTGGATCTGTTGGGCCGTCTGGCGAGGATGGGGACAAG GGGGAAGTGGGCCCCCTTGGTAGCAAGGGGAACAAAGGCGACAAAGGGGATGCG GGCCCACCTGGACCAATAGGAGTACGGGGTCCTGTGGGACACCCAGGCTCCCCG GGAGCAGATGGGGCTCAGGGACGCCGGGGACCACCAGGCCTCTTTGGGCAGAAAGGAGATGACGGAGTGAGAGGCTTTGTGGGGATGATTGGCCCTCCTGGCCTGCAG GGGCTGCCAGGTCCTcctggagagaaaggggaggtcGGAGACGTAGGGTCCATG GGTCCCCATGGAGCACCAGGGCCTAGGGGTCCCCATGGCCCCAGTGGATCAGAG GGCCctccagggctgcctgggggagTTGGTCAGCCGGGTGCTGTGGGCGAGAAG GGTGAGCCAGGggaggctggagacccaggacccccaggaaccccaggcatccct GGGCCCAAGGGAGAAATTGGTGAAAAGGGGGACTCAGGCCCATCTGGGGCTGCTGGACCCCCAGGCAAGAAAGGCCCCCCTGGAGAGGATGGAGCCAAAGGGAATGTG GGCCCCACTGGGCTCCCAGGAGATCTAGGACCCCCCGGAGACCCTGGAGTTTCG GGTATCGATGGCTCCccaggagagaagggagaccCTGGTGATGTCGGGGGACCG GGTCCACCTGGGGCTTCTGGGGAACCTGGCCCCCCTGGGCCTCCTGGCAAGAGG GGTCCTTCAGGCCGCATGGGTcgagaaggcagagaaggggagaaaggggcCAAG GGGGAGCCAGGTCCTCATGGACCCCCAGGGATGACAGGCCCAGTGGGGGCTCGAGGGCCCCCCGGACGTGTGGGGCCTGAGGGTCTTCGAGGGATCCCCGGCCCTGTG GGTGAACCAGGCCTCCTGGGACCTCCTGGGCAGATGGGCCCTCCTGGACCCCTG GGGCCCTCTGGCCTTCCAGGATTGAAGGGGGATGCTGGCCTCAAGGGGGAAAAG GGCCACATTGGATTAATTGGCCTCATCGGCCCCCCTGGGGAAGCTGGTGAGAAAGGGGATCAGGGATTGCCAGGCGTGCAGGGCCCCCCTGGCCCCCAGGGAGAACCT GGTCCCCCCGGTCCCATCGGCTCTCTGGGCCACCCTGGGCCCCCAGGCGTGATG GGTCCTCTGGGACAGAAAGGCTCCAAGGGGTCCCCG GGATCCTTTGGTCCCCGTGGCGATACTGGCCCCCCggggccccccggccccccg ggTTCCCCAGCTGAGCTGCATGGGCTGCACCGGCACCGGCGCTCTCTCCCAGGCCCAGGGGCGCTAGAGGCCCCGGAGGGTGGCCTGGAGGAGGTGCTGGCCTCACTCACTTCGCTGGGCTTTGAGCTGGAGCAGATGCAGCGCCCTCCGGGCACGGCTGAGCGCCCGGGCCTCGTGTGCAGTGAGCTGCACCGCAACCACCCGCACCTGCCTGACG GGGAATACTGGATTGACCCCAACCAGGGCTGCGCGAGGGACTCGCTCAGGGTTTTCTGCAACTTCACAGCAGGAGGGGAGACTTGCCTCTATCCTGACAAGAAGTTTGAGATG gtAAAAATGGCCTCCTGGTCCAGGGAAAAGCCGGGAAACTGGTATAGCACATTCCGTCGAGGGAAGAAG TTCTCCTACGTGGACGCTGATGGGTCCCCGGTGAGTGTGGTCCAGATGACCTTCCTAAAGTTGCTGAGCGCCACGGCCCACCAGAGCTTCACCTATTCCTGCCAGAACTCTGCCGCCTGGCTGGACGAAGCTGCAGGCGACCACAGCCGCTCCCTCCGCTTCCTGGGAGCCAACGGGGAGGAGCTGTCTTTCAACCAGACGGCAGCAGCCACCATCACTGTCCCCTATGATGGCTGCCgg
- the COL5A3 gene encoding collagen alpha-3(V) chain isoform X6, which produces MGSRRGLGQPRAGLCLLLALLQLLLRTQAGPVDVLKALGVQGGQAGVLEGPGLCPQRAPEGDRAFRVGKASTLGIPTWELFPDGHFPENFSMLITLRGQPANQSVLLSIYDEGGTRQLGLALGPALGLLGDSFSPLPQQVNLMDGRWHRVAVSVDGRMVTLVADCEPQPPTLGHGPRFISTAGLTVLGTQDLGEETFEGDIQELLISPDPQAAFQACERYLPGCDNLDPITTGVPQGEPETPPPRRKGKGKGKKKGRGRKGKGRKKKNKETLTPSPPPGSLENQTSTDIPKTETPASTLSPTPTPLVITTTVTTGHNVTMLEGGLDPDNGTELRTLETKLAKEDKEGGGPTMGPDFRAAELPSQTQFQIFPGAGEKGAKGEPAVIEQGQQFEGPPGAPGPRGVVGPSGPPGPPGFPGDPGLPGPAGLPGIPGIDGIRGLPGTVIMMPFQFASSSLKGPPVSFQQAQAQAVLQQAQLSMKGPPGPVGLTGRPGPVGLPGYPGQKGEMGEMGPQGPRGLQGPLGPPGREGKMGRSGADGARGLPGDTGPKGDRGFDGLPGLPGEKGQRGDFGHVGQPGPPGEDGKKGAEGPPGPTGQAGEPGPRGLIGPRGSPGPLGRPGVVGIDGAPGAKGNVGPPGEPGPPGQQGNPGSQGLPGPQGPIGTPGEKGPPGNPGIPGIPGSDGPLGHPGHEGPTGEKGAQGPQGSAGPPGYPGPRGVKGTSGNRGLQGEKGEKGEDGFPGFKGDVGLKGDRGLPGPPGPRGEDGPEGLKGQEGLAGEEGPPGSAGEKGKLGVPGLPGYPGRPGPKGSTGFPGPLGSLGEKGKRGKAGQPGLEGERGPPGSRGERGQPGATGQPGPKGDVGQDGAAGIPGEKGLPGLQGPPGFSGPKGPPGPQGKDGRPGHPGQRGELGFQGQTGPPGPAGVVGPQGKTGEAGPLGERGPPGPPGPPGEQGLPGLEGREGVKGDLGPPGPLGKEGPPGPRGFPGPQGAPGDPGPIGLKGDKGPLGPVGANGSPGERGPLGPAGGIGLPGQSGGPGLVGPAGEKGSPGERGSPGPIGKDGIPGPLGLPGPPGSVGPSGEDGDKGEVGPLGSKGNKGDKGDAGPPGPIGVRGPVGHPGSPGADGAQGRRGPPGLFGQKGDDGVRGFVGMIGPPGLQGLPGPPGEKGEVGDVGSMGPHGAPGPRGPHGPSGSEGPPGLPGGVGQPGAVGEKGEPGEAGDPGPPGTPGIPGPKGEIGEKGDSGPSGAAGPPGKKGPPGEDGAKGNVGPTGLPGDLGPPGDPGVSGIDGSPGEKGDPGDVGGPGPPGASGEPGPPGPPGKRGPSGRMGREGREGEKGAKGEPGPHGPPGMTGPVGARGPPGRVGPEGLRGIPGPVGEPGLLGPPGQMGPPGPLGPSGLPGLKGDAGLKGEKGHIGLIGLIGPPGEAGEKGDQGLPGVQGPPGPQGEPGPPGPIGSLGHPGPPGVMGPLGQKGSKGSPGSFGPRGDTGPPGPPGPPGSPAELHGLHRHRRSLPGPGALEAPEGGLEEVLASLTSLGFELEQMQRPPGTAERPGLVCSELHRNHPHLPDGEYWIDPNQGCARDSLRVFCNFTAGGETCLYPDKKFEMVKMASWSREKPGNWYSTFRRGKKFSYVDADGSPVSVVQMTFLKLLSATAHQSFTYSCQNSAAWLDEAAGDHSRSLRFLGANGEELSFNQTAAATITVPYDGCRLRKGQTKTLLELSSSRVGFLPLWDVAAADFGQTNQKFGFELGPVCFSS; this is translated from the exons ATGGGGAGTCGCCGAGGCCTGGGCCAGCCGCGGGCCGGCCTCTGCCTGCTCCTGGCTTTGCTGCAGCTTCTGCTCCGGACTCAGGCCG GCCCTGTGGATGTGCTGAAGGCCCTGGGCGTGCAagggggccaggctggggtccTTGAGGGGCCTGGCCTCTGCCCCCAGAGGGCCCCAGAGGGTGACCGGGCATTCAGGGTTGGCAAGGCCAGCACACTTGGCATCCCCACGTGGGAGCTCTTTCCAG ATGGGCACTTCCCTGAGAACTTTTCCATGCTGATCACTCTGCGGGGCCAGCCAGCCAACCAGTCTGTCCTTCTATCCATTTATGATGAGGGTGGTACTCGGCAGCTGGGCCTGGCTCTggggccagctctgggcctcctaGGTGACTccttcagccccctcccccagcaagtCAACCTCATGGATGGCAG GTGGCACCGTGTGGCAGTCAGTGTGGATGGCAGGATGGTGACTCTGGTGGCTGACTGTGAGcctcagccccccaccctgggccACGGGCCTCGATTCATTAGCACAGCTGGACTCACTGTGTTGGGGACCCAGGACCTCGGGGAGGAGACTTTTGAG GGAGATATTCAGGAGTTGCTGATAAGCCCAGATCCTCAGGCTGCCTTCCAGGCCTGTGAGCGATACCTTCCCGGCTGTGACAACCTGGACCCTATAACCACAGGG gtgccccagggtgaGCCAGAAACTCCTCCCCCTCGacggaaggggaagggaaaagggaagaaaaaagggcGAGGTCgtaaggggaaggggaggaagaagaagaacaaggaaACTTTGACCCCAAGCCCACCTCCTGGCTCCCTGGAGAACCAG ACCTCCACCGACATCCCCAAAACAGAGACACCAGCTTCAACTCTGTCTCCGACTCCCACACCTTTGGTCATTACCACCACTGTGACCACCGGCCACAATGTCACCATGCTAGAG GGGGGCCTGGACCCTGACAATGGAACCGAACTAAGGACCCTGGAGACTAAGTTAGCCAAAGAGGACAAAGAAGGAGGTGGCCCCACCATGGGCCCTGACTTCCGGGCAGCAGAACTGCCATCGCAGACTCAGTTCCAGATCTTTCCT GGTGCTGGAGAGAAGGGAGCAAAAGGAGAACCAGCAGTGATTGAACAG GGACAGCAGTTTGAGGGAcctccaggagccccaggaccTCGA GGGGTGGTTGGCCCCTCAGGCCCTCCTGGCCCCCCAGGATTCCCTGGAGACCCTGGTCTACCG ggTCCTGCTGGCCTCCCAGGAATCCCTGGCATTGATGGGATCCGGGGTCTACCAGGCACTGTGATCATGATGCCG TTCCAGTTTGCAAGCAGCTCCCTCAAAGGACCCCCAGTCTCCTTCCAGCAAGCCCAGGCTCAGGCAGTACTGCAACAGGCTCAG CTGTCTATGAAAGGTCCCCCTGGCCCAGTAGGGCTCACTGGGCGCCCAGGCCCTGTG GGTCTCCCTGGGTATCCGGGTCAGAAAGGAGAGATGGGAGAAATGGGGCCACAG ggTCCTCGAGGCCTTCAGGGACCTCTTGGGCCCCCTGGCCGGGAGGGAAAGATG GGCCGCTCTGGAGCAGATGGGGCTCGGGGCCTCCCAGGAGACACAGGACCTAAG GGTGATCGGGGTTTTGATGGCTTGCCAGGGCTACCTGGAGAGAAAGGGCAAAGG GGTGACTTTGGCCATGTGGGGCAACCTGGTCCCCCAGGAGAGGATGGTAAGAAG GGAGCCGAAGGACCTCCGGGGCCCACTGGCCAGGCTGGGGAGCCA GGCCCCCGAGGACTGATCGGCCCTAGAGGCTCCCCTGGTCCCCTGGGACGGCCG ggTGTAGTTGGAATTGATGGTGCTCCAGGAGCCAAAGGAAATGTG gGTCCTCCAGGAGAACCAGGCCCTCCAGGACAGCAGGGAAATCCCGGGTCCCAG GGACTCCCTGGCCCTCAGGGACCCATTGGCACTCCTGGGGAGAAG GGTCCCCCTGGAAACCCAGGAATTCCAGGCATTCCAGGATCTGATGGCCCTCTG GGTCACCCAGGCCATGAGGGCCCCACGGGAGAGAAAGGGGCCCAG GGTCCACAAGGGTCAGCAGGACCCCCGGGCTATCCTGGACCTCGGGGTGTGAAG ggtaCCTCTGGCAACCGGGGTCTCcagggggagaaaggagagaag GGAGAGGATGGCTTCCCGGGCTTCAAGGGCGATGTGGGGCTCAAAGGAGATCGG GGGCTCCccggcccccccggcccccggggAGAGGATGGTCCGGAAGGGctgaaggggcaggaggggctggctgGCGAGGAGGGTCCCCCAGGCTCAGCTGGGGAGAAG GGCAAGCTTGGGGTGCCAGGTCTCCCGGGTTACCCAGGACGTCCAGGCCCTAAG GGGTCTACTGGCTTTCCCGGGCCCCTGGGGTCATTAGGAGAAAAAGGGAAGCGG GGGAAGGCGGGGCAGCCAGGCCTGGAAGGAGAGCGGGGACCACCA GGCTCCCGTGGAGAGAGGGGGCAGCCTGGTGCCACCGGGCAACCAGGCCCCAAG GGCGATGTGGGCCAGGATGGGGCCGCTGGCATCCCTGGAGAAAAG GGCCTCCCAGGTCTGCAAGGCCCTCCTGGATTTTCTGGGCCAAAGGGTCCCCCT ggcccccaggggaAAGATGGACGTCCTGGGCACCCTGGTCAGAGAGGAGAATTG GGCTTCCAAGGTCAGACAGGCCCACCTGGACCAGCTGGTGTCGTGGGTCCTCAG GGAAAGACAGGAGAAGCTGGACCTCTGGGTGAGAGGGGCCCCCCAGGCCCTCCTGGACCTCCCGGTGAACAAGGTCTTCCGGGCCTGGAAGGCAGAGAGGGTGTCAAG GGGGACCTGGGACCACCGGGACCCCTTGGGAAGGAAGGACCACCTGGACCCAGGGGCTTCCCCGGCCCCCAAGGAGCCCCTGGGGACCCA GGACCTATTGGTTTAAAGGGTGACAAAGGCCCCCTGGGCCCTGTTGGAGCCAAC GGCTCCCCTGGGGAGCGGGGGCCACTGGGCCCGGCAGGAGGCATTGGGCTTCCCGGCCAAAGCGGAGGCCCAGGCCTTGTTGGCCCTGCAGGCGAGAAGGGGTCCCCG GGTGAACGTGGCTCCCCTGGACCCATAGGCAAAGATGGGatcccagggcccctggggcTTCCCGGACCCCCTGGATCTGTTGGGCCGTCTGGCGAGGATGGGGACAAG GGGGAAGTGGGCCCCCTTGGTAGCAAGGGGAACAAAGGCGACAAAGGGGATGCG GGCCCACCTGGACCAATAGGAGTACGGGGTCCTGTGGGACACCCAGGCTCCCCG GGAGCAGATGGGGCTCAGGGACGCCGGGGACCACCAGGCCTCTTTGGGCAGAAAGGAGATGACGGAGTGAGAGGCTTTGTGGGGATGATTGGCCCTCCTGGCCTGCAG GGGCTGCCAGGTCCTcctggagagaaaggggaggtcGGAGACGTAGGGTCCATG GGTCCCCATGGAGCACCAGGGCCTAGGGGTCCCCATGGCCCCAGTGGATCAGAG GGCCctccagggctgcctgggggagTTGGTCAGCCGGGTGCTGTGGGCGAGAAG GGTGAGCCAGGggaggctggagacccaggacccccaggaaccccaggcatccct GGGCCCAAGGGAGAAATTGGTGAAAAGGGGGACTCAGGCCCATCTGGGGCTGCTGGACCCCCAGGCAAGAAAGGCCCCCCTGGAGAGGATGGAGCCAAAGGGAATGTG GGCCCCACTGGGCTCCCAGGAGATCTAGGACCCCCCGGAGACCCTGGAGTTTCG GGTATCGATGGCTCCccaggagagaagggagaccCTGGTGATGTCGGGGGACCG GGTCCACCTGGGGCTTCTGGGGAACCTGGCCCCCCTGGGCCTCCTGGCAAGAGG GGTCCTTCAGGCCGCATGGGTcgagaaggcagagaaggggagaaaggggcCAAG GGGGAGCCAGGTCCTCATGGACCCCCAGGGATGACAGGCCCAGTGGGGGCTCGAGGGCCCCCCGGACGTGTGGGGCCTGAGGGTCTTCGAGGGATCCCCGGCCCTGTG GGTGAACCAGGCCTCCTGGGACCTCCTGGGCAGATGGGCCCTCCTGGACCCCTG GGGCCCTCTGGCCTTCCAGGATTGAAGGGGGATGCTGGCCTCAAGGGGGAAAAG GGCCACATTGGATTAATTGGCCTCATCGGCCCCCCTGGGGAAGCTGGTGAGAAAGGGGATCAGGGATTGCCAGGCGTGCAGGGCCCCCCTGGCCCCCAGGGAGAACCT GGTCCCCCCGGTCCCATCGGCTCTCTGGGCCACCCTGGGCCCCCAGGCGTGATG GGTCCTCTGGGACAGAAAGGCTCCAAGGGGTCCCCG GGATCCTTTGGTCCCCGTGGCGATACTGGCCCCCCggggccccccggccccccg ggTTCCCCAGCTGAGCTGCATGGGCTGCACCGGCACCGGCGCTCTCTCCCAGGCCCAGGGGCGCTAGAGGCCCCGGAGGGTGGCCTGGAGGAGGTGCTGGCCTCACTCACTTCGCTGGGCTTTGAGCTGGAGCAGATGCAGCGCCCTCCGGGCACGGCTGAGCGCCCGGGCCTCGTGTGCAGTGAGCTGCACCGCAACCACCCGCACCTGCCTGACG GGGAATACTGGATTGACCCCAACCAGGGCTGCGCGAGGGACTCGCTCAGGGTTTTCTGCAACTTCACAGCAGGAGGGGAGACTTGCCTCTATCCTGACAAGAAGTTTGAGATG gtAAAAATGGCCTCCTGGTCCAGGGAAAAGCCGGGAAACTGGTATAGCACATTCCGTCGAGGGAAGAAG TTCTCCTACGTGGACGCTGATGGGTCCCCGGTGAGTGTGGTCCAGATGACCTTCCTAAAGTTGCTGAGCGCCACGGCCCACCAGAGCTTCACCTATTCCTGCCAGAACTCTGCCGCCTGGCTGGACGAAGCTGCAGGCGACCACAGCCGCTCCCTCCGCTTCCTGGGAGCCAACGGGGAGGAGCTGTCTTTCAACCAGACGGCAGCAGCCACCATCACTGTCCCCTATGATGGCTGCCgg